A region from the Methanothrix sp. genome encodes:
- the rlmJ gene encoding 23S rRNA (adenine(2030)-N(6))-methyltransferase RlmJ, which yields MRWVSMTYDHREHAGNAGDLWKHFLLSAAAAYLLSTSDHLVYAESHAGYPEYRLEPDGEWRWGIGRCWQLRSEVESPYFAVLEEMNGDQLLRYPGSAQIVLRLGRTLGRRVLAELWDISEDVGKSWRSCPGVHFHLGDGFSGVMKLLKISAPGLLLIDPPSPEDHDRAIDLLTEAENRGWSAMSWHIMDNVEFPECLDLHPLTFHDVGLEGGRWRGCIVAVSSGDVILRRRLRSCAERFRSTLRRLVAGQDVV from the coding sequence ATGAGATGGGTATCGATGACATACGACCACAGAGAGCATGCAGGAAATGCCGGTGATCTCTGGAAGCACTTTCTGCTATCAGCGGCTGCTGCGTATCTTCTCTCAACTTCAGATCACCTGGTGTATGCAGAATCGCATGCCGGCTACCCGGAGTACAGGCTTGAGCCCGATGGGGAATGGAGATGGGGCATAGGGCGGTGCTGGCAGCTGAGATCAGAGGTCGAGAGCCCCTACTTCGCGGTCCTGGAGGAGATGAACGGGGATCAGCTCCTGAGATACCCCGGGTCTGCACAGATCGTTCTCAGGCTCGGCAGAACTCTCGGTCGGAGGGTACTGGCAGAGCTCTGGGATATCAGCGAGGACGTCGGGAAGAGCTGGCGCAGCTGCCCTGGCGTACATTTCCATCTCGGCGATGGCTTCTCCGGCGTGATGAAACTCCTGAAGATAAGCGCGCCGGGGTTGCTGCTCATCGACCCTCCCTCCCCGGAGGATCACGACAGGGCCATCGATCTTTTAACTGAAGCTGAAAACCGTGGCTGGTCGGCGATGAGCTGGCACATCATGGATAACGTGGAGTTTCCTGAATGCCTGGACCTGCATCCCCTGACGTTTCACGATGTGGGCCTGGAGGGCGGTAGGTGGCGGGGCTGCATCGTGGCTGTGTCATCTGGTGATGTGATTCTGAGGAGACGGCTGAGATCATGCGCGGAGAGATTCAGATCCACCCTGAGACGGCTGGTCGCAGGACAGGATGTTGTTTGA
- a CDS encoding glutaredoxin family protein has translation MRCLACRIYTTPDCPRCEQLKAFLESRGVSFEVVDMTTAEALTELRVNGVFTMSAPVLEMNGRFYTTGDLFDGDRLRELKL, from the coding sequence GTGAGGTGCTTGGCATGCAGGATCTACACAACGCCTGATTGCCCGAGATGTGAACAGCTGAAGGCGTTTCTTGAGAGCAGGGGCGTGAGCTTCGAGGTTGTCGACATGACAACAGCCGAGGCTCTCACAGAGCTCAGGGTCAACGGAGTGTTCACGATGTCAGCGCCTGTGCTGGAGATGAACGGCAGGTTCTACACAACAGGAGACCTCTTCGATGGGGATCGGCTCAGGGAGCTGAAGCTCTAG
- a CDS encoding DUF5612 domain-containing protein encodes MGDKTSFAINIICEDRPGMLRDIAGVVAEHGGNIVYTQQFVLDRGVNRGKGTVYMEIEGDVRGGVEGVVEALRSMPMVYEVTVHPSFNQIYGSRVIIIGGGAQVAQAAVGAVSEADRHNLRGERISVDTIPLVGEDAIADAVSAVSRLHRASILILAGALMGGRITEEVAKLQKEGIPVIALKMAGTVPKQADLVVTDPIQAGTFAVMHVAKTAVFDINRVRGMEF; translated from the coding sequence ATGGGGGATAAGACGAGCTTTGCGATAAACATAATATGCGAGGACAGGCCCGGGATGCTGCGCGATATAGCGGGCGTGGTGGCGGAGCACGGCGGCAACATCGTCTACACCCAGCAGTTCGTCCTGGACAGGGGCGTGAACAGGGGGAAGGGGACTGTTTACATGGAGATCGAGGGGGATGTGCGTGGTGGTGTCGAGGGAGTGGTTGAGGCACTCAGATCGATGCCAATGGTCTATGAAGTCACAGTGCATCCCTCATTCAACCAGATCTACGGCTCGAGGGTCATAATCATAGGTGGAGGCGCCCAGGTCGCCCAGGCTGCTGTCGGAGCGGTCAGCGAGGCCGACAGGCACAACCTGCGTGGGGAGAGGATAAGCGTCGACACGATCCCGCTTGTGGGAGAGGATGCGATCGCTGATGCCGTGAGCGCTGTGAGCCGGCTTCACAGAGCCTCAATACTGATTCTGGCAGGCGCTCTGATGGGCGGGCGCATAACAGAGGAGGTGGCGAAGCTCCAGAAGGAGGGTATACCCGTCATAGCCCTGAAGATGGCGGGCACAGTTCCCAAGCAGGCAGACCTCGTCGTCACAGACCCGATTCAGGCAGGGACCTTCGCGGTCATGCACGTCGCCAAGACGGCGGTGTTCGATATAAACAGGGTGAGGGGCATGGAGTTCTAG
- the polX gene encoding DNA polymerase/3'-5' exonuclease PolX, whose amino-acid sequence MRNKEIAAILYEMGELLELRGENRFKVIAYSKAARAIESLKEDIEDVWRRGELDRIPGIGKAIAEKISEYLTTGHIKAYDDLVSSTPQGMKELLQLQGVGPKTVALLHEKLGVSTIDELEAAARQHRIRRLPGMGPTKETNILKAIERYRRRSTRIPLSVAARIVDRIMHYLGGIEGLSNITVAGSFRRGKETVGDIDILATSSRPSDAIAAFVRMPMVDEILGQGPTKASIIVEGTVQVDLRIVEPRSYGTLLQYFTGSKEHNVKLRSIALQRGYSLSEYSLKKLDTGEELFFDREEDVYRALGMQYIPPELREDRGEIEAALANRLPHLVDLSSIRGDLHVHSTWSDGIGSIEDMVSRARSLGYEYIAITDHSPSVGIAGGLSDKRMLEKIDEISRMNERLEGFRILAGTEVDIRADGSLDYADEILERCDVVVAAIHMAQSQKEREINSRLVAAMENEHVDIIAHPTGRIIGRREPYQVDMDLILETAARTDTIMEINAYPERLDLSDEWARRAKEIGVKMAISTDAHSPEQLGFMRYGVTVARRGWLEPSDVINTLSAGELMKHLGL is encoded by the coding sequence GTGAGAAACAAGGAGATCGCGGCCATACTCTATGAGATGGGGGAGCTGCTGGAGCTGAGGGGGGAGAACCGCTTCAAGGTGATAGCGTACAGCAAAGCAGCGAGGGCGATTGAGTCCCTCAAGGAGGACATAGAGGATGTCTGGAGGCGCGGTGAGCTTGACAGAATACCCGGTATCGGGAAGGCGATAGCAGAGAAGATATCTGAGTATCTCACGACAGGCCACATAAAAGCGTATGACGATCTTGTATCCTCCACACCACAGGGAATGAAGGAGCTGCTCCAGCTTCAGGGTGTTGGTCCCAAGACCGTCGCGCTCCTCCACGAGAAGCTTGGTGTGTCGACAATCGACGAGCTGGAGGCTGCTGCGCGGCAGCACAGAATCCGAAGGCTTCCCGGCATGGGCCCTACGAAGGAGACGAACATCCTGAAGGCGATAGAGCGGTACAGGAGGCGATCCACAAGAATACCGCTCAGCGTTGCTGCGCGCATCGTGGACAGAATCATGCACTACCTTGGGGGCATCGAGGGTCTTAGCAACATCACCGTCGCCGGCAGCTTCCGGAGGGGAAAGGAGACCGTTGGGGATATAGACATCCTGGCGACCTCATCAAGGCCGTCAGATGCAATAGCCGCGTTCGTTCGCATGCCGATGGTTGATGAGATCCTAGGCCAGGGGCCGACGAAGGCGAGCATCATCGTCGAGGGCACCGTTCAGGTCGATCTGAGGATCGTCGAGCCGAGATCCTATGGAACCCTGCTCCAGTACTTCACAGGCTCCAAGGAGCACAACGTGAAGCTGCGCAGCATAGCGCTCCAGCGCGGTTACTCCCTCTCAGAGTACTCCCTCAAGAAGCTGGATACCGGCGAGGAGCTCTTCTTCGATCGCGAGGAGGATGTGTACAGAGCTCTGGGCATGCAGTACATCCCTCCTGAGCTGAGGGAGGATCGCGGTGAGATTGAGGCGGCGCTTGCCAATAGACTTCCACATCTCGTGGATCTATCCAGCATCAGAGGAGATCTCCATGTGCACAGCACATGGTCAGATGGCATCGGATCCATCGAGGATATGGTCTCCCGCGCAAGATCGCTGGGATATGAGTACATAGCAATCACAGACCACTCTCCGAGCGTCGGGATAGCCGGAGGCCTCTCCGATAAGAGAATGCTGGAGAAGATAGACGAGATATCCAGGATGAACGAGCGGCTCGAGGGATTCAGGATACTCGCCGGCACAGAGGTGGACATAAGGGCGGACGGTAGTTTGGACTATGCAGATGAGATCCTGGAGAGGTGCGATGTGGTTGTGGCTGCGATCCACATGGCGCAGAGCCAGAAGGAGCGCGAGATCAACAGCAGGCTCGTGGCCGCGATGGAGAACGAGCACGTCGACATAATCGCGCACCCCACCGGTCGGATCATAGGGAGGAGGGAGCCGTACCAGGTCGACATGGATCTCATCCTGGAGACAGCCGCGAGAACAGACACGATCATGGAGATAAATGCGTATCCGGAGAGGCTGGATCTCAGTGACGAATGGGCGAGGCGAGCGAAGGAGATCGGGGTGAAGATGGCGATCAGCACAGACGCGCATTCGCCTGAGCAGCTGGGCTTCATGCGCTACGGGGTCACGGTCGCACGCCGGGGATGGCTGGAGCCATCTGATGTGATAAACACCCTGAGCGCCGGCGAGCTCATGAAGCATCTCGGATTATGA
- a CDS encoding ferrous iron transporter B, with amino-acid sequence MQEERPLKILLMGNPNVGKSVIFSRLTGADAISSNYPGTTVGYTEGSINVLGRSAALIDVPGVYSLDPSSKAEEVANLILDQGADLIVNVVDATNLERNLNLTLELQERGIPMVVALNLWDVAVRKGLEIDVGRLSEELGIRVVPTVAASGLGIRDLVEAIESSMASKPPALSLDPGERWQRVGEIVSRVQKVHHRHPSHLERLEDLTIRPWTGIPVALVVLYISFSLIVGAGELFTEKVSDPLFLRYSYWIFSLAGRYTSGFAHDILVGRSPELLESFGLLTTGLYIPFGIVLPFLVPFYLVLGFLEDLGYLPRVSVLMDALMHRLGLHGAAIIPCVLGMGCSVPGVLGLRVLESSKQRFLAATLMTMSIPCASQTAMVFGILAPYGLRYIFAVYATLLTVFIISGMLLHRMIREESPEIFMEIPQYRMPVAGALLKKTFLRIRTFISEAVPYIGIGIVVMNIFEITGLMMSIGELARPVVSGILGLPEEAATALILGFLRKDIGIGMFVPLGLSPEQLVIAAVVLAMYFPCVATLTVLMKELGAYDTTRALIFRLIAAAMVGGMLRVVLL; translated from the coding sequence ATGCAGGAAGAGAGGCCACTCAAGATACTTCTCATGGGCAACCCGAATGTGGGCAAGAGCGTGATATTCTCGAGGCTGACAGGAGCTGATGCCATCTCCTCCAACTACCCAGGGACAACTGTGGGCTACACAGAGGGCAGCATAAATGTGCTGGGGAGGAGCGCCGCGCTGATAGATGTCCCCGGCGTGTATTCACTGGATCCGAGCTCAAAGGCGGAGGAGGTCGCGAATCTCATACTGGATCAGGGCGCTGATCTAATAGTCAACGTTGTGGACGCAACAAACCTGGAAAGAAACCTGAATCTGACCCTGGAGCTCCAGGAGCGCGGGATCCCGATGGTCGTAGCCCTCAACCTCTGGGATGTTGCTGTGAGGAAGGGTCTTGAGATAGATGTCGGGAGGCTCTCAGAGGAGCTGGGCATAAGGGTGGTGCCCACGGTTGCTGCCAGCGGACTTGGAATACGCGATCTCGTGGAGGCGATCGAGAGCTCCATGGCTTCAAAACCGCCTGCGCTGAGCCTGGATCCAGGAGAGAGGTGGCAGAGGGTTGGCGAGATCGTATCGAGGGTGCAGAAGGTCCATCACCGGCATCCCTCTCACCTCGAGCGGCTGGAGGATCTCACGATACGGCCCTGGACAGGGATACCCGTGGCGCTCGTGGTTCTCTACATCTCGTTCAGCCTGATCGTGGGAGCCGGAGAGCTCTTCACGGAAAAAGTGAGCGATCCTCTCTTCCTGAGATACAGCTACTGGATCTTCTCGCTGGCCGGTAGATACACATCGGGTTTCGCGCATGACATCCTTGTGGGGAGATCTCCGGAGCTTCTGGAGTCGTTCGGCCTCCTGACAACAGGGCTCTACATACCATTCGGCATCGTCCTCCCGTTTCTCGTGCCCTTCTATCTTGTGCTGGGGTTCCTCGAGGACCTGGGATATCTTCCCAGGGTGAGCGTGCTTATGGACGCTCTCATGCACAGGCTTGGCCTCCACGGCGCTGCGATAATACCATGCGTGCTCGGGATGGGTTGCAGCGTTCCTGGAGTTCTGGGGCTGCGCGTTCTGGAGTCGTCGAAGCAGCGCTTCCTCGCTGCAACCCTCATGACCATGAGCATACCCTGCGCATCGCAGACCGCGATGGTATTCGGAATCCTGGCCCCATACGGCCTGAGATACATCTTCGCAGTCTATGCGACTCTGCTAACAGTTTTCATCATCTCGGGCATGCTTCTTCACAGGATGATCCGCGAGGAATCGCCTGAGATATTCATGGAGATCCCTCAGTACAGGATGCCTGTAGCCGGTGCGCTGCTCAAGAAGACATTTCTGCGCATCAGGACATTCATATCAGAGGCAGTCCCCTACATAGGAATCGGTATAGTTGTTATGAATATCTTCGAGATCACAGGGCTCATGATGAGCATCGGGGAGCTGGCGAGGCCGGTCGTCTCAGGCATCCTCGGCCTCCCAGAGGAAGCTGCGACAGCCCTAATTCTGGGCTTCCTGAGAAAGGATATCGGCATAGGCATGTTCGTCCCGCTTGGGCTCTCGCCGGAGCAGCTCGTCATAGCGGCTGTTGTGCTCGCGATGTACTTCCCATGCGTAGCAACCCTGACTGTGCTGATGAAGGAGCTCGGAGCCTATGATACAACCAGAGCGCTGATCTTCCGACTGATCGCGGCTGCGATGGTGGGGGGCATGCTCAGGGTTGTTCTTCTGTGA
- the pstA gene encoding phosphate ABC transporter permease PstA, giving the protein MATDKRTEALTAAGAILLLTSLMALVIQPPLGHLLVLWRSLLPVATLMLILLALRLKTRSAIVVYLDALIIIAIEIFLLFSRPDLVISPSNLGASFSYRLLAPSAVFIAGVLILKDAINMLYGFGAKAREVLAFTLIRCSAVLAILILGGILSVILYNGIGAISIEFLTEPHRNLGQEGGIVTCIEGTMWLVLGAMLVSAPLGIGAGIYLNEYSRSHTLNRLITISISCLNGVPSVVYGLFGLAFLVTTFGISLLAGSVILGLMNLPTIILTTQEALKAVPDSLREGSMALGATKWQTIMRIVIPSALPGILTGLIIGVARAAGETAPIMWTAVTFTPVYVDKVYGVFPDVYQPVNNLCYHLLQLIYFLGAWDVERRAWGTALVLMGLVLAMNLLAIVVRNHYRKKIRW; this is encoded by the coding sequence GTGGCTACTGATAAAAGAACAGAAGCGCTCACAGCTGCAGGCGCGATTCTGCTTCTCACATCGCTGATGGCGCTGGTCATTCAGCCGCCGCTTGGACATCTCCTGGTGCTCTGGAGATCTCTCCTTCCAGTTGCGACGCTCATGCTCATCCTGCTGGCCCTCAGGCTGAAAACCAGAAGTGCGATTGTTGTGTACCTCGATGCCCTGATCATCATCGCGATCGAGATCTTTCTTCTATTTTCACGTCCAGATCTTGTCATCAGCCCCTCAAACCTGGGTGCCTCATTCAGCTACAGGCTTCTTGCGCCATCAGCCGTGTTCATCGCGGGCGTTTTGATTTTAAAAGATGCCATCAACATGCTCTACGGTTTCGGCGCAAAGGCGAGAGAGGTTCTGGCTTTCACGCTTATCAGATGCTCGGCGGTGCTGGCCATTCTGATACTAGGCGGCATACTGTCGGTGATCCTTTACAACGGCATTGGCGCCATAAGCATCGAGTTTCTGACAGAGCCGCACAGGAACCTCGGGCAGGAGGGCGGCATTGTGACGTGCATCGAGGGCACGATGTGGCTTGTCCTCGGCGCCATGCTCGTCTCAGCCCCGCTCGGCATAGGCGCGGGAATATACCTGAACGAGTACTCGAGGAGCCACACGCTCAATCGCCTGATAACGATATCGATAAGCTGCCTCAACGGGGTTCCGTCAGTGGTCTACGGTCTCTTCGGGCTCGCATTCCTCGTCACAACATTCGGAATATCACTGCTTGCGGGATCTGTGATCCTGGGGCTCATGAACCTGCCGACGATAATTCTGACGACGCAGGAGGCGCTGAAAGCGGTTCCTGACTCCCTGCGCGAGGGAAGCATGGCCCTGGGGGCCACAAAGTGGCAGACGATCATGAGGATAGTCATTCCCTCAGCGCTTCCGGGCATACTCACAGGTTTGATAATCGGCGTGGCGAGGGCAGCCGGAGAGACCGCGCCGATCATGTGGACAGCTGTGACCTTCACCCCAGTGTATGTGGATAAGGTCTACGGCGTGTTTCCGGATGTGTATCAGCCTGTGAACAACCTGTGCTATCATCTTCTGCAGCTGATATACTTCCTAGGAGCGTGGGATGTGGAGAGAAGAGCATGGGGAACGGCTCTGGTTCTCATGGGCCTGGTGCTGGCTATGAACCTCCTGGCGATAGTTGTAAGAAACCACTACAGAAAGAAGATAAGGTGGTAG
- a CDS encoding PC4/YdbC family ssDNA-binding protein produces the protein MNEVEEEIGRIRKNESTEVVIRKTEFRGSVGVDIREYLTSERYTGWSKNGVRIPIELWPEFKALLDRVGTGDEKG, from the coding sequence GTGAATGAGGTGGAAGAGGAGATCGGGAGGATCAGAAAGAATGAGAGCACTGAGGTTGTGATCAGAAAGACGGAGTTCAGGGGATCTGTGGGTGTGGATATCAGGGAGTATCTTACCTCTGAGAGATACACTGGATGGTCGAAGAACGGCGTGCGCATACCAATAGAGCTCTGGCCAGAGTTCAAGGCGCTCCTGGACAGGGTTGGTACTGGAGATGAGAAAGGCTGA
- the pstC gene encoding phosphate ABC transporter permease subunit PstC, with the protein MSVLPPALRRMHERIIEAVLLITAATSIILMTLIFAYLVRESLPALSEVGVLNLVLGEKWHSSGNIFGMRPLIVNTLLVSILALAINMAVGIPLAIYLAELSGPRSRAVLKPAVELLAGVPSIVYGFLGIIILVPYLGNTFDMLTGRSILAGAILLGVMFIPSITTICEDALRAVPTEFKEGSMALGATRWQTIRYVVLPAASSGITAAVLLNIGNIIGETMAVLLVVGNIARIPRPIYDVFDRGATFTSVIAGEMGEVAHGSLHYHALFAVGLMLLIIVSVLSVIGDLARERIRRRFGGY; encoded by the coding sequence ATGAGTGTCTTGCCCCCTGCCCTGAGAAGGATGCACGAGAGGATCATAGAGGCCGTGCTCCTGATTACAGCAGCGACTTCCATCATTCTCATGACACTCATCTTCGCATATCTCGTAAGAGAGAGTTTGCCTGCACTCTCTGAGGTTGGTGTGCTGAACCTGGTCCTGGGCGAGAAGTGGCACTCCTCTGGAAACATCTTCGGGATGCGTCCCCTGATAGTGAACACGCTCCTGGTCTCTATCCTCGCACTGGCGATAAACATGGCGGTGGGCATACCCCTTGCCATATATCTGGCAGAGCTCTCCGGACCCAGGAGCAGAGCCGTGCTGAAGCCGGCTGTGGAGCTGCTCGCCGGGGTTCCATCGATAGTGTATGGATTTCTGGGCATCATAATTCTCGTGCCTTACCTGGGGAACACCTTCGACATGCTCACAGGCAGATCAATACTGGCTGGCGCAATACTGCTCGGAGTGATGTTCATACCCTCGATAACGACGATATGCGAGGATGCATTGAGGGCGGTGCCGACCGAGTTCAAGGAGGGCTCGATGGCCCTCGGAGCGACGAGATGGCAGACGATAAGGTATGTTGTGCTTCCGGCAGCCTCGTCCGGCATAACAGCGGCAGTGCTTCTGAACATAGGCAACATAATCGGCGAGACGATGGCTGTGCTGCTGGTTGTCGGGAACATCGCCAGGATTCCCAGACCTATATACGATGTCTTCGACCGTGGCGCGACATTCACCTCTGTGATAGCAGGAGAGATGGGTGAGGTGGCACACGGCTCACTGCACTACCACGCGCTCTTCGCTGTGGGGCTGATGCTTCTCATAATAGTATCAGTACTGAGCGTGATAGGAGATCTCGCTCGCGAGCGCATCAGGAGGAGGTTCGGTGGCTACTGA
- a CDS encoding adenosylcobalamin-dependent ribonucleoside-diphosphate reductase, with product MKRDGRTVDFDPSRISRAISRAFDALGIVDERTPVELAGRVVAIVDERFRDRIPSVEDVQDIVEEVLIDAGYAQVAKAYILYRQRRSEIREAKHYLGVSDDLKLSVNAVEVLKKRYLRRDELGNVIETPGEMFERVASAVSAVERRYGGDADGFRNKFLSMMRSLSFLPNSPTLMNAGLPLGQLSACFVVPVEDSISGIFDALKYMALIHQSGGGTGFSFSRLRPKGDVVRSTGGVASGPVSFMRIFDAATEVIKQGGRRRGANMGVLRVDHPDITEFIACKDRGGMENFNISVAITDVFMRECERDGSVELINPRTGEATGEMNARDLMVMMATYAWRRGDPGVIFIDRINALHPVPGLIEATNPCGEQPLLPFESCNLGSVNLSRMVERGEICWDRLEETVRLGVRFLDDVIDANRFPLKQIEEATLRTRKIGLGVMGFAEMLIQIGVSYASQDALRIAEELMAFITKTAREESCALGRERGSFPLFEESSLKNWDAMRNATVTTIAPTGTISIIAGTSSGIEPLFAVSFVRHVLEGARLIESSPLFERMATERGIMTPALRAEVARRGSIQDIPGIPEELKELFLTALDISPEQHVRIQAAFQKHTDNAVSKTVNLPEKASVSDVIRVYRLAYELGCKGITVYRYGSREQVLYLGEPDALANGCRFCGG from the coding sequence ATAAAGCGGGACGGTAGAACGGTCGATTTCGATCCCTCAAGGATATCCAGGGCGATATCCAGGGCATTCGATGCGCTGGGTATCGTGGACGAGAGAACGCCCGTGGAGCTCGCCGGAAGGGTTGTGGCTATTGTTGACGAACGCTTCAGGGATAGAATACCGTCCGTGGAGGACGTCCAGGATATCGTCGAGGAGGTTTTGATAGATGCCGGCTACGCTCAGGTCGCCAAGGCGTACATACTCTACAGGCAGAGGCGGTCTGAGATAAGGGAGGCGAAGCACTATCTTGGAGTTTCAGATGATCTCAAGCTCAGCGTCAACGCGGTCGAGGTTCTGAAGAAGAGGTATCTGAGAAGGGATGAGCTTGGGAATGTCATCGAGACCCCTGGGGAGATGTTCGAGCGTGTCGCCTCCGCGGTATCCGCTGTGGAAAGACGCTATGGTGGGGATGCTGATGGTTTCAGGAACAAGTTCCTCTCGATGATGAGATCTCTCAGCTTCCTCCCGAACTCCCCTACGCTTATGAACGCGGGCCTCCCCCTCGGCCAGCTCTCGGCATGCTTTGTGGTTCCCGTGGAGGACTCGATCTCCGGGATATTCGACGCTCTGAAGTACATGGCGCTCATACACCAGAGCGGTGGGGGGACCGGATTCAGCTTCTCCAGGCTCCGCCCGAAGGGGGATGTTGTGAGGAGCACGGGCGGGGTCGCAAGCGGCCCGGTATCGTTCATGCGCATATTCGACGCCGCGACAGAGGTCATAAAGCAGGGCGGGAGGAGACGGGGCGCGAACATGGGCGTCCTGAGGGTTGATCACCCTGATATAACAGAGTTCATCGCATGCAAGGATCGCGGCGGCATGGAGAACTTCAACATCTCTGTGGCGATCACAGATGTGTTCATGCGCGAGTGCGAGCGCGATGGCTCTGTGGAGCTGATAAACCCCAGGACCGGGGAGGCGACCGGTGAGATGAACGCCAGGGATCTGATGGTCATGATGGCGACGTACGCATGGCGCCGCGGTGATCCCGGGGTGATATTCATAGACAGGATAAACGCGCTGCACCCTGTGCCTGGGCTCATAGAGGCGACGAATCCGTGTGGAGAGCAGCCGCTCCTGCCATTCGAGTCATGCAACCTGGGGTCTGTGAACCTGAGCAGGATGGTTGAGAGGGGCGAGATCTGCTGGGATAGACTTGAGGAGACCGTAAGGCTGGGGGTCAGGTTTCTCGACGATGTCATAGATGCGAACAGGTTCCCGCTGAAGCAGATAGAAGAGGCAACCCTCCGCACGAGAAAGATCGGGCTTGGGGTCATGGGGTTCGCCGAGATGCTGATCCAGATAGGTGTGTCGTATGCATCCCAGGATGCCCTCAGGATCGCGGAGGAGCTGATGGCTTTCATCACAAAAACAGCACGCGAGGAGTCGTGTGCTCTGGGGAGGGAACGGGGATCGTTCCCGCTCTTCGAAGAGTCCTCTTTGAAGAACTGGGATGCGATGAGGAACGCAACCGTAACCACTATCGCCCCCACAGGCACGATAAGCATAATCGCCGGCACATCCTCTGGCATAGAGCCGCTCTTCGCCGTGTCCTTTGTTCGCCATGTGCTCGAGGGGGCGAGGCTTATAGAGAGCTCGCCGCTCTTCGAGAGGATGGCAACTGAGAGGGGAATAATGACTCCGGCACTCAGAGCAGAGGTCGCGCGCAGGGGCTCGATACAGGATATTCCAGGTATTCCGGAGGAGCTGAAGGAGCTGTTCCTCACAGCCCTGGACATAAGCCCAGAGCAGCATGTCAGGATCCAGGCAGCCTTCCAGAAGCACACAGACAATGCGGTCTCGAAGACCGTGAACCTCCCGGAGAAGGCGTCTGTGAGCGATGTCATCAGGGTATACAGGCTGGCCTACGAGCTGGGCTGCAAGGGAATCACCGTTTACAGGTACGGCTCCAGGGAGCAGGTCCTCTACCTCGGAGAGCCCGATGCTCTCGCGAACGGCTGCAGGTTCTGCGGTGGATGA